The Gadus macrocephalus chromosome 21, ASM3116895v1 genome has a segment encoding these proteins:
- the rad51 gene encoding DNA repair protein RAD51 homolog 1 — protein MAMRSEVRLEEEVEVEENFGPQPISRLEQSGVSSSDLKKLEEAGFHTIEAVAYTPKKELLHIKGISEAKADKILAEAAKLVPMGFTTATEFHQRRAEIIQISTGSKELDKLLMGGMETGSITEMFGEFRTGKTQLCHTLAVTCQLPIDQGGGEGKAMYIDTEGTFRPERLLAVAERYGLVGSDVLDNVAYARAFNTDHQTQLLYQASAMMAESRYALLIVDSATALYRTDYSGRGELSARQGHLGRFLRMLLRLADEFGVAVVITNQVVAQVDGAAMFSADPKKPIGGNIMAHASTTRLYLRKGRGETRICKIYDSPCLPESEAMFAINADGVGDAKD, from the exons ATGGCTATGAGGAGTGAAGTGcgtttggaggaggaggtagaggtggaggagaacttCGGCCCTCAGCCCATCAGTCGACTGGAG CAAAGCGGTGTGAGCAGCAGTGACCtgaagaagctggaggaggcggGCTTCCACACCATCGAGGCCGTGGCCTACACCCCCAAGAAAGAGCTGCTCCACATCAAGGGCATCAGCGAGGCCAAGGCCGACAAGATCCTG GCGGAGGCAGCCAAGCTGGTGCCCATGGGCTTCACCACGGCAACGGAGTTCCACCAGCGGCGGGCGGAGATCATCCAGATCTCCACCGGCTCCAAGGAGCTGGACAAGCTGTTAATGG GGGGAATGGAGACGGGTTCCATCACGGAGATGTTTGGAGAGTTCCGGACGGGGAAGACACAGCTGTGCCACACTCTGGCTGTCACCTGCCAG CTGCCCATCGACCAGGGCGGGGGAGAGGGCAAGGCCATGTACATCGACACCGAGGGAACCTTCCGGCCGGAGCGCCTGCTGGCCGTGGCCGAGAG GTACGGGCTGGTGGGCAGCGACGTCCTGGACAACGTGGCGTACGCCCGGGCCTTCAACACGGACCACCAGACCCAGCTGCTGTACCAGGCCTCCGCCATGATGGCAGAGTCACg ctaTGCGCTGCTCATCGTGGACAGTGCCACCGCTCTGTACCGGACGGACTACTCCGGTCGGGGGGAGCTGTCGGCCCGGCAGGGCCACCTCGGCCGCTTCCTCCGCATGCTGCTGCGGCTGGCCGACGAG TTTGGCGTTGCCGTGGTGATCACCAACCAGGTGGTGGCCCAGGTGGACGGGGCGGCCATGTTCTCGGCCGACCCCAAGAAGCCGATTGGAGGAAACATCATGGCCCACGCCTCCACCACGCG GCTGTACCTGAGGAAGGGGCGGGGAGAGACCCGGATCTGTAAGATCTACGACTCCCCCTGCCTCCCGGAGTCGGAGGCCATGTTCGCCATCAACGCCGACGGCGTGGGCGACGCCAAGGACTGA
- the rmdn3 gene encoding regulator of microtubule dynamics protein 3 isoform X2, with translation MLVLLGRKGLVGLAVGATAGLGLIALIIYQEVRRRRSRCQQEVLQNAPPPPQLVLSSVHLDAEEAEAQQQALAAVEEAVRLLPPAQQGELRAQLDQVLSCVSSLRSEVAELRGGLHAIALQIIQDVKRGVEDSQRARRRRPLRERSDSQSSSSVYFTASQGAASTQGVASEAGYSTAYADSDYTDRETDREEGEGGGEGEESEEEEDQSCATVLTLRQEESQEDSPEEEEQEEQEEPVKEVLSGELALLLAQSDVLQTGDARLRADGLGLLQAHRTQYGDSRDFLWRLARAYSAVHAATHDPEQRSTIAQQGRDEAESVLRKNDLDADCHIRFAVLAGLTSQTDSMHSKLKSQRILKEHLDRALALRDDLPLAFYLLGSWSYQVATLGWLERKAAAALYDQPPKASLHDALGHFMKAEQLSPGYSKLLRLHIAKCHKELGNAPEAGRWTRLALEAPATPDEDEETAALQVELSAVTDQ, from the exons ATGCTCGTCCTGCTGGGAAGGAAGGGTCTGGTGGGACTGGCGGTGGGAGCCACCGCGGGCCTGGGACTCATCGCGTTGATCATCTaccaggaggtgaggaggaggaggagcaggtgccAGCAGGAGGTGCTGCAGAAcgcgccccctcctccccaactGGTGCTCAGCTCGGTCCACCTGGATGCCGAAG aggcggaggcccagcagcaggccctggcggcggtggaggaggctgTGCGCCTCCTTCCCCCCGCCCAGCAGGGAGAGCTGCGGGCCCAGCTGGACCAGGTGCTGAGCTGCGTGTCGTCCCTCCGCTCCGAGGTGGCAGAGCTCCGGGGGGGGCTGCACGCCATCGCCCTGCAGATCATCCAGGACGTCAA GAGGGGCGTGGAGGACAGCCAgcgcgcccgccgccgccgccccctcaGGGAGCGCAGCGACTCCCAGAGCTCCAGCTCCGTGTACTTCACCGCCAGCCAGGGCGCCGCCAGCACGCAGGGCGTGGCCAGCGAGGCGGG GTACTCTACAGCGTACGCGGACTCGGACTACACGGACCGAGAGACGGACcgcgaggagggggagggggggggggagggggaggagtctgaggaggaggaggaccagagcTGTGCCACGGTGCTGACGCTGCGGCAGGAGGAGTCCCAGGAGGACtcccccgaggaggaggagcaggaggagcaggaggagccggTGAAGGAGGTGCTGAGCGGGGAGCTGGCTCTGCTCCTGGCCCAGAGCGACGTGCTGCAGACCGGAGACGCCCGGCTCAGAGCGGACGGGCTGGGGCTGCTGCAGGCGCACAGGACtcag TACGGCGACAGCAGGGACTTCCTGTGGCGGCTGGCGCGGGCGTACAGCGCCGTGCACGCCGCCACCCACGACCCGGAGCAGCGGAGCACCATCGCacagcagg gtcGTGACGAGGCAGAGAGTGTCCTGAGGAAGAATGATCTGGATGCAGATTGTCACATTAG GTTTGCGGTCCTGGCCGGCCTGACGTCGCAGACAGACAGCATGCACAGCAAACTGAAGAGCCAACGCATCCTCAAG GAACATCTGGACCGCGCCCTGGCCCTGAGAGACGACCTCCCACTGGCCTTCTACCTGCTGGGGAGCTGGTCCTACCAG GTGGCGACGCTGGGCTGGCTGGAGAggaaggcggcggcggcgctctACGACCAGCCCCCCAAGGCGTCCCTCCACGACGCCCTGGGCCACTTCATGAAG GCAGAGCAGCTCAGCCCGGGCTACTCCAAGCTGCTGCGACTGCACATCGCCAAG TGTCACAAGGAGCTGGGGAACGCGCCGGAGGCCGGGAGGTGGACCCGACTGGCCCTGGAGGCCCCCGCGACGCCTGACGAG GACGAAGAGACTGCAGCACTGCAGGTGGAGCTGTCGGCTGTGACCGACCAATGA
- the rmdn3 gene encoding regulator of microtubule dynamics protein 3 isoform X1: MLVLLGRKGLVGLAVGATAGLGLIALIIYQEVRRRRSRCQQEVLQNAPPPPQLVLSSVHLDAEEAEAQQQALAAVEEAVRLLPPAQQGELRAQLDQVLSCVSSLRSEVAELRGGLHAIALQIIQDVKRGVEDSQRARRRRPLRERSDSQSSSSVYFTASQGAASTQGVASEAGYSTAYADSDYTDRETDREEGEGGGEGEESEEEEDQSCATVLTLRQEESQEDSPEEEEQEEQEEPVKEVLSGELALLLAQSDVLQTGDARLRADGLGLLQAHRTQYGDSRDFLWRLARAYSAVHAATHDPEQRSTIAQQGRDEAESVLRKNDLDADCHIRFAVLAGLTSQTDSMHSKLKSQRILKEHLDRALALRDDLPLAFYLLGSWSYQVATLGWLERKAAAALYDQPPKASLHDALGHFMKVRRRRPHAGVAQEAERVGWSPGGRRFDPRLLLAECGGVPERDASPRLLLATPCVVDSAVVCVNVYHWVRFHPPNLMRTLKYRISKR; this comes from the exons ATGCTCGTCCTGCTGGGAAGGAAGGGTCTGGTGGGACTGGCGGTGGGAGCCACCGCGGGCCTGGGACTCATCGCGTTGATCATCTaccaggaggtgaggaggaggaggagcaggtgccAGCAGGAGGTGCTGCAGAAcgcgccccctcctccccaactGGTGCTCAGCTCGGTCCACCTGGATGCCGAAG aggcggaggcccagcagcaggccctggcggcggtggaggaggctgTGCGCCTCCTTCCCCCCGCCCAGCAGGGAGAGCTGCGGGCCCAGCTGGACCAGGTGCTGAGCTGCGTGTCGTCCCTCCGCTCCGAGGTGGCAGAGCTCCGGGGGGGGCTGCACGCCATCGCCCTGCAGATCATCCAGGACGTCAA GAGGGGCGTGGAGGACAGCCAgcgcgcccgccgccgccgccccctcaGGGAGCGCAGCGACTCCCAGAGCTCCAGCTCCGTGTACTTCACCGCCAGCCAGGGCGCCGCCAGCACGCAGGGCGTGGCCAGCGAGGCGGG GTACTCTACAGCGTACGCGGACTCGGACTACACGGACCGAGAGACGGACcgcgaggagggggagggggggggggagggggaggagtctgaggaggaggaggaccagagcTGTGCCACGGTGCTGACGCTGCGGCAGGAGGAGTCCCAGGAGGACtcccccgaggaggaggagcaggaggagcaggaggagccggTGAAGGAGGTGCTGAGCGGGGAGCTGGCTCTGCTCCTGGCCCAGAGCGACGTGCTGCAGACCGGAGACGCCCGGCTCAGAGCGGACGGGCTGGGGCTGCTGCAGGCGCACAGGACtcag TACGGCGACAGCAGGGACTTCCTGTGGCGGCTGGCGCGGGCGTACAGCGCCGTGCACGCCGCCACCCACGACCCGGAGCAGCGGAGCACCATCGCacagcagg gtcGTGACGAGGCAGAGAGTGTCCTGAGGAAGAATGATCTGGATGCAGATTGTCACATTAG GTTTGCGGTCCTGGCCGGCCTGACGTCGCAGACAGACAGCATGCACAGCAAACTGAAGAGCCAACGCATCCTCAAG GAACATCTGGACCGCGCCCTGGCCCTGAGAGACGACCTCCCACTGGCCTTCTACCTGCTGGGGAGCTGGTCCTACCAG GTGGCGACGCTGGGCTGGCTGGAGAggaaggcggcggcggcgctctACGACCAGCCCCCCAAGGCGTCCCTCCACGACGCCCTGGGCCACTTCATGAAGGTACGCCGCCGGAGGCCACACGCCGGCGTCGCCCAGGAGGcggagcgggtcggctggtcacCGGGAGgtcgccggttcgatccccggctcctcctagcggagtgtggag GCGTCCCagagcgagacgcctcccccCGACTGCTCCTGGCCAcaccctgcgtggtcgactccgccgtcgtgtgtgtgaatgtgtatcattgggtgcgtttccatccccctaatttaatgcgaactttgaagtatcgaatcagtaaacgctGA